The Solibacillus sp. FSL W7-1436 genome window below encodes:
- a CDS encoding LytTR family DNA-binding domain-containing protein codes for MDPRQIEEIMEVIKEFFPENTSIAISDTNEYLYYQPSKKVDLKIKAGDPIKEGSAAYKALTYGQKINSYIESDVFGVPYYGMSIPLIEEGETKGAITAIFPQKPSPFLTNYITVKIDDCWYPIKHNQVIYLETQLRKTFVKTMHREGYHRLNLSDLELFLAPDSFIRCHRSYIVNIDYIDEIQPDSHSTFLLIMKDGTRIPVSQRYASYFRRSLGF; via the coding sequence GTGGATCCAAGACAAATAGAAGAAATTATGGAAGTCATTAAAGAATTTTTCCCTGAAAATACATCAATTGCTATTTCAGATACCAATGAGTATTTATATTACCAGCCAAGCAAAAAAGTAGACTTAAAAATCAAAGCAGGCGACCCGATTAAAGAAGGTTCTGCTGCGTACAAAGCATTAACGTATGGTCAAAAGATCAATTCATACATTGAATCGGACGTATTCGGTGTTCCATATTACGGAATGAGTATTCCTCTCATTGAAGAAGGCGAAACAAAAGGTGCTATTACAGCGATCTTCCCTCAAAAACCTTCTCCATTTTTAACAAATTATATTACAGTAAAAATTGATGACTGCTGGTACCCAATTAAACACAACCAAGTGATTTATCTGGAAACTCAATTACGTAAAACATTTGTAAAAACGATGCACCGTGAAGGGTATCACCGTTTGAACTTAAGTGACTTAGAGTTATTTTTAGCTCCTGATTCGTTCATTCGCTGCCACCGTTCTTACATTGTAAATATCGATTATATTGATGAAATCCAGCCAGACTCACACTCAACTTTCCTGTTAATTATGAAAGACGGTACACGTATCCCTGTAAGCCAACGCTATGCAAGCTACTTCCGCCGTTCTTTAGGATTCTAA
- a CDS encoding succinate CoA transferase, producing MDPRVEKRLGLKQLVDKVVSAEEAAALIQDGTVVGMSGFTRAGDAKVVPMALVERAKNEKFKIDVYTGASLGPEVDNYLAAAGVINKRGPFQGDSVMRGLVNKGEISYVDAHLSHNAELVRQGIIGPIKHLILEAVAITEDGLIIPSNSVGNSPIFAEYAENIIIELNISHPEALIGIHDIYVPGEQGKRDAIPMTNAEQRIGEIGIKVDPAKIKAIVISEEPDAPSLIVPPDEETQTMANILLDFFRSEIKAGRLTNELMPLQSGVGSVANAVLDGFADAEFENLVVASEVLQDAVFNLIDAGKVRFAAATSITLTEELQKKVYGNLEKYADKICLRPQEISNHPELIRRLGLISINTALELDIYGNVNSTHVSGTKMMNGIGGSGDFARNARLGIFVTKSYAKGGAISSIVPMVSHVDHTEHDVDVIVTEQGIADLRGLAPKERVKLIIENCAHPDFKEQLWDYYNRAYEATGGAHTPHILEEALSWHVNLAKNKTMKKETANA from the coding sequence ATGGATCCACGAGTTGAGAAACGTTTAGGTTTAAAACAATTAGTAGATAAAGTTGTATCTGCTGAAGAAGCTGCTGCTTTAATCCAAGATGGCACAGTAGTAGGGATGTCAGGTTTTACTCGCGCAGGTGACGCTAAAGTTGTACCAATGGCATTAGTAGAGCGCGCTAAAAATGAAAAATTCAAAATTGATGTATATACAGGGGCTTCATTAGGTCCTGAAGTTGATAACTACCTAGCTGCTGCTGGTGTTATTAACAAACGCGGTCCTTTCCAAGGCGATTCGGTAATGCGCGGTTTAGTAAACAAAGGCGAAATTTCTTATGTAGACGCACACCTTTCTCACAATGCTGAGTTAGTACGTCAAGGAATTATCGGTCCTATCAAACACTTAATTTTAGAAGCAGTTGCAATTACAGAAGACGGTTTAATCATTCCTTCAAACTCTGTAGGTAACTCACCAATCTTCGCTGAATATGCAGAGAATATTATTATCGAATTAAATATCTCTCATCCGGAAGCATTGATCGGTATTCACGACATCTATGTTCCAGGTGAACAAGGTAAGCGTGACGCGATTCCAATGACAAATGCTGAGCAACGTATCGGTGAAATCGGTATTAAAGTTGATCCAGCAAAAATTAAAGCAATCGTTATTTCTGAAGAGCCAGACGCGCCTTCATTAATCGTTCCTCCAGATGAGGAAACACAAACAATGGCAAACATTTTATTAGACTTCTTCCGTTCTGAAATCAAAGCGGGCCGTTTAACAAATGAATTAATGCCATTACAATCAGGTGTAGGTTCTGTAGCAAACGCAGTATTAGACGGCTTTGCTGATGCAGAATTCGAAAACCTTGTAGTTGCTTCTGAAGTATTACAAGATGCAGTATTCAACTTAATTGATGCTGGTAAAGTACGCTTTGCTGCTGCAACTTCTATTACACTTACAGAAGAATTACAGAAAAAAGTTTACGGCAACTTAGAAAAGTATGCAGACAAAATTTGCTTACGTCCACAAGAAATCTCTAACCACCCAGAGCTTATCCGTCGTTTGGGCTTAATCTCAATCAACACTGCTCTTGAGTTAGATATTTATGGTAACGTAAACTCTACACACGTTTCAGGTACTAAAATGATGAACGGTATCGGCGGTTCTGGTGACTTCGCACGTAACGCTCGTCTTGGTATCTTCGTAACGAAATCATACGCAAAAGGCGGCGCGATTTCTTCAATCGTACCAATGGTTTCTCACGTAGACCACACTGAGCACGATGTAGACGTAATCGTAACTGAACAAGGTATCGCTGACTTACGCGGACTTGCTCCAAAAGAGCGCGTGAAGTTAATCATCGAAAACTGTGCTCACCCAGATTTCAAAGAGCAGTTATGGGATTACTATAACCGCGCTTACGAAGCAACTGGCGGCGCGCACACTCCTCACATCTTAGAGGAAGCTTTATCTTGGCACGTTAACCTTGCTAAAAACAAAACAATGAAAAAAGAAACAGCTAACGCTTAA
- a CDS encoding 3-oxoacyl-ACP reductase, translated as MAKLKGKGVVVAGLLAGAASFLSKKENRDKAMDYLNKAKGKVNESGGVQGLMEKVQGKTAGYSNEDAHPSSTGDLDTNIAKSASVGKDDYKKESLEEVASTAGEVADHTLEGNQMVEEGAQTTTDYYNYEQDKRA; from the coding sequence ATGGCTAAATTAAAAGGTAAAGGCGTTGTAGTTGCAGGTTTATTAGCAGGTGCTGCTTCATTTTTAAGTAAAAAGGAAAACCGTGATAAAGCAATGGATTATTTGAATAAAGCAAAAGGTAAGGTAAACGAAAGTGGCGGAGTGCAGGGCTTGATGGAGAAAGTCCAAGGCAAAACGGCCGGTTACAGTAACGAAGATGCGCATCCATCATCAACAGGAGATCTTGATACAAATATTGCAAAATCGGCTTCTGTAGGTAAAGATGATTATAAAAAAGAGTCACTGGAAGAAGTTGCATCGACAGCAGGAGAAGTTGCGGATCATACGTTGGAAGGTAACCAAATGGTCGAAGAAGGCGCTCAAACAACAACTGATTATTACAACTATGAACAGGATAAACGAGCATAA
- a CDS encoding GNAT family N-acetyltransferase encodes MEFNLKDKGNNYGALEYELNGQRVAEITWVLRDGVMNMDHTYVSDVLRGQGVAKKLLDAAADYARENNYKMNAICSYVVSSFQKSDAYDDVKV; translated from the coding sequence ATGGAATTTAATTTAAAAGACAAAGGAAACAACTATGGTGCTCTGGAATATGAATTGAATGGTCAGCGTGTTGCCGAAATTACTTGGGTTTTACGTGACGGTGTCATGAATATGGATCATACGTATGTATCCGATGTACTGCGCGGCCAGGGGGTAGCCAAAAAGCTTTTAGATGCCGCTGCGGATTATGCTCGAGAAAATAATTACAAGATGAATGCTATTTGTTCATATGTCGTTTCTTCATTCCAAAAAAGCGATGCGTATGACGATGTAAAAGTATAG
- a CDS encoding DUF1002 domain-containing protein, which produces MRQKWMAVIATFVLLISFVLPMSASAATTEQKNPINEKLGVPIVVYGGNLSADEKETVKTALRVDQETEIDEITISGQDLAKYIKDSNPSSRMFSSAKITRQDAGKGLTISIVTPDNITQVTSEMYANAMLTAGIEDAIVEIAAPKPVTGHSALVGIYKAYEAKTGETLDIERTDVANDELSVATSIAESAGVSDAQVAELLTEIKKAIAENKPASKEEVQQIVEEQLNKLQINLSEADRQLLVDLMDRISNLNIDFSKLSSQLSDLTAKFDEKFGAILEDEGFWQSVKNFFNNLINTISSWFK; this is translated from the coding sequence ATGAGACAAAAATGGATGGCAGTCATCGCAACTTTCGTGTTACTGATTTCTTTCGTTTTACCAATGAGCGCTTCTGCGGCGACTACAGAACAAAAAAATCCAATCAATGAAAAGCTCGGTGTACCAATCGTTGTTTATGGAGGCAATTTATCTGCTGATGAAAAGGAAACAGTGAAAACTGCATTGCGTGTAGATCAGGAAACAGAAATAGATGAAATTACAATTTCAGGACAGGATTTAGCAAAATATATAAAAGATAGTAACCCGAGTTCACGCATGTTTTCGTCTGCTAAAATTACACGTCAGGATGCTGGCAAGGGACTTACGATTAGTATCGTTACACCAGATAATATTACACAAGTAACATCGGAAATGTATGCGAATGCGATGTTGACGGCAGGTATTGAAGATGCAATTGTGGAAATTGCGGCTCCAAAACCTGTAACAGGTCACTCTGCACTGGTAGGAATATATAAAGCCTATGAAGCAAAGACAGGCGAGACATTGGATATTGAACGTACAGATGTCGCGAATGATGAATTATCCGTTGCTACATCAATTGCGGAATCGGCAGGAGTTTCAGATGCACAAGTCGCGGAGTTACTAACGGAAATCAAAAAAGCGATTGCTGAAAATAAACCGGCATCAAAAGAGGAAGTACAGCAAATTGTTGAAGAGCAGTTGAACAAACTGCAAATCAATTTAAGTGAAGCAGACCGTCAGCTTTTAGTTGATTTAATGGACCGAATCAGTAACCTGAATATCGACTTCAGTAAATTATCATCACAGCTTTCGGATTTAACAGCAAAATTCGATGAGAAGTTCGGTGCGATATTAGAGGATGAGGGATTTTGGCAAAGTGTTAAAAATTTCTTCAATAATTTGATCAATACCATCTCCTCATGGTTCAAATAA
- a CDS encoding CvfB family protein: MNQLIKSGQVVELTVLEEQGSRYILTNGELEIPLNASDVAETIAIGDVLKVFLYTDRRGDLQATTAIPHITEADYGWARVLKVTKEGAFCDIGTSREVLVRAEDLPAIEEVWPEAGDHLYITLRTDRNGDLFGRLITEEKVNDMYEGAAEDMFNKNITARPYRLLPVGSFLLGVEKPYRIFVHESEMKAEPRLGQEVSVRIVDVKEDGSLNGSFLPRKHERLGDDAEKIFAYLESVGGKMPFGDKSTPEEISEMFNMSKGSFKRALGTLMKARKITQKDGWTEIV; the protein is encoded by the coding sequence ATGAATCAATTAATAAAATCAGGACAAGTAGTGGAATTAACGGTATTGGAAGAGCAAGGGTCACGTTATATTTTAACAAATGGTGAATTGGAAATTCCTTTAAATGCATCAGATGTAGCAGAAACAATTGCAATCGGCGATGTTTTAAAAGTATTCCTTTATACGGATCGCCGCGGAGACCTTCAGGCAACGACAGCCATTCCGCATATTACAGAAGCGGATTACGGTTGGGCACGTGTGTTGAAAGTGACAAAAGAAGGTGCTTTCTGTGATATCGGTACTTCCCGTGAAGTATTAGTACGGGCTGAAGACTTACCGGCTATTGAAGAAGTATGGCCGGAAGCAGGCGATCATTTGTATATTACATTACGTACAGATCGCAACGGGGATTTATTCGGTCGGTTAATTACAGAAGAAAAGGTTAATGACATGTATGAAGGCGCAGCAGAAGATATGTTCAATAAAAACATTACAGCTCGACCATACCGTCTATTACCAGTAGGCTCGTTTTTATTAGGCGTTGAAAAACCATATCGTATTTTCGTACACGAATCAGAAATGAAAGCTGAGCCGCGTTTAGGACAAGAAGTGTCGGTGCGCATTGTTGATGTGAAGGAAGATGGTTCGTTAAACGGCTCATTTTTACCTCGAAAACATGAGCGTTTAGGTGATGATGCTGAAAAGATCTTCGCATATTTAGAAAGTGTCGGCGGAAAGATGCCATTTGGCGATAAGTCAACACCAGAGGAAATTTCTGAAATGTTCAATATGAGTAAAGGTTCGTTTAAACGTGCACTAGGTACGCTAATGAAAGCACGTAAAATTACGCAAAAAGACGGCTGGACAGAAATCGTTTAA
- the mntR gene encoding transcriptional regulator MntR encodes MPTPSMEDHIEQIYLLIEHKGYARVSDIAEALSVLPSSVTKMVQKLDKDGYLIYEKYRGLTLTPKGQKLGKRLVQRHDLLEQFLRLIGVDEERIYEDVEGIEHHLSWNSIDRIADLVQLLEEEPQLTKKLEEMKSNHSM; translated from the coding sequence ATGCCAACACCTAGCATGGAGGACCACATCGAACAAATTTATCTATTAATTGAACATAAAGGGTATGCACGTGTGTCCGATATTGCTGAAGCTTTATCTGTTCTACCTTCCTCCGTTACAAAAATGGTGCAGAAATTGGATAAAGACGGCTATTTAATTTATGAAAAATATAGAGGCTTAACATTAACGCCAAAAGGGCAAAAGTTAGGAAAGAGACTTGTTCAGCGACATGATTTGCTGGAACAATTTTTGCGTTTAATAGGGGTTGATGAAGAACGTATATATGAAGATGTTGAAGGTATTGAACATCACTTAAGCTGGAATTCCATTGATCGCATTGCGGATCTTGTACAGCTTTTAGAAGAAGAGCCTCAATTGACCAAGAAGCTGGAAGAAATGAAATCAAATCATAGTATGTAA
- a CDS encoding late competence development ComFB family protein produces MSGIKLINVTEEIVRGLVSFLLHGVEYQTFCHCEQCEMDVNAIVLNVLPARYVTSNETRDAVFQQMSTPENLEEINKQIIRALHIVKQYPKHP; encoded by the coding sequence ATGTCAGGTATTAAATTAATAAATGTAACAGAAGAAATTGTAAGAGGGCTTGTTAGTTTTCTGCTGCATGGCGTTGAATATCAAACATTTTGCCATTGTGAACAATGTGAGATGGATGTGAATGCAATTGTTTTAAATGTATTGCCGGCTCGTTATGTTACATCAAACGAGACGAGAGATGCAGTATTTCAACAAATGAGCACACCGGAAAATCTTGAGGAAATCAACAAACAAATTATCCGTGCACTTCACATTGTAAAACAATATCCCAAGCATCCATAA
- a CDS encoding penicillin acylase family protein — MAQQMKKSKGRKFINIVIWAVGILIIVGGAAVAGLHLYVANSKPVIEGELAVSILDDDVEVTRDGVGVPHIVAKSDADLYRAQGYVQAQDRLFQMDLARRQASGTLAEVVGESAVNTDKFFRTFSLRHAAELSWDGYDAQSKQILEWYAEGVNAFIDEVKDTSKLSYEFKLLGYTPEAWTPIDSLTIGKYMAYDLGGNWNQQVFRSWAMQNYTKEQAEELFVEYPENAQSIIEANLNLETDIASAIPTDYLPSEHNGSNNWVVSGELTKSGKPLLADDPHLGLSTPSVWYQMHLESPEQNVSGVIFAGIPGIILGHNEQIAWGVTNVNPDVQDLYIEKPNPENPYEFEYDGEWEEATVRQEPIKVKDGETVDFEVVETRHGPIISNIVLKDTKMKEQFSMQWTALQSTQELKAVLGFNKATNWEEFEVALEDFKAPAQNFVFASTDGTIAYKANGLVPIRKQGTGALPVPGNSSEYGWESYIPFDELPTVINPEEGYIATANNQVVGEEYPYHISNLWAQPYRYERIVEMIKTPMYDEETGELLKLSVAEMKGMQMDKKNLHAAEFLPDLLETIKAQDKEGKYKNVITLLEEWEYYDDKDQGAPLVYHFLIENMEKALFQDAMPEDVYKLMPGKSQITDQMLRDAYAGNPGVWITEEGGLDKFVYTAFEDAVTKIKGKFGTSVSKWKWGSYNQLTFDHPLASASDFLADYVNPEKLPVGGSSVTVQAASEDGSGNVNHGASWRFVADLDDLSSAYHIVGPGQSGHVKSKWYDNQTSNWVYGRYHKTKIDGDIDHGYELILKAE, encoded by the coding sequence GTGGCACAGCAGATGAAAAAGTCAAAAGGGCGCAAATTTATAAACATCGTCATCTGGGCAGTTGGAATTTTAATTATTGTAGGTGGTGCAGCAGTAGCCGGATTGCACTTATACGTAGCGAACTCTAAACCTGTCATTGAAGGTGAACTTGCGGTCTCAATTTTAGATGATGATGTGGAAGTTACGAGAGATGGTGTAGGGGTACCACATATTGTGGCCAAGTCTGATGCAGATCTATACCGTGCACAAGGTTATGTACAGGCACAGGATCGTTTATTCCAAATGGATTTGGCGCGCCGCCAAGCAAGCGGAACATTAGCCGAAGTCGTTGGTGAATCTGCAGTAAATACCGATAAGTTTTTCCGTACATTCAGTTTACGACATGCTGCGGAGTTATCATGGGATGGCTATGATGCACAGTCAAAACAAATTCTTGAATGGTATGCAGAAGGTGTAAATGCATTTATCGATGAAGTCAAAGATACAAGCAAACTTTCATATGAATTCAAATTACTCGGGTATACGCCTGAAGCTTGGACACCGATTGATTCTTTGACTATCGGAAAATATATGGCATATGACTTGGGCGGAAACTGGAATCAGCAAGTTTTCCGATCATGGGCAATGCAAAACTATACAAAAGAACAAGCTGAAGAATTATTTGTAGAGTACCCGGAAAATGCTCAATCAATTATTGAAGCAAATTTAAATCTGGAAACGGATATTGCAAGTGCCATTCCAACAGATTATTTACCTTCGGAACATAATGGCAGTAATAACTGGGTTGTTAGTGGTGAGCTCACAAAATCAGGTAAGCCATTGCTTGCAGATGATCCGCATTTAGGATTAAGCACGCCATCTGTATGGTATCAGATGCATCTGGAATCACCTGAACAAAATGTAAGTGGTGTAATTTTTGCAGGGATTCCTGGAATTATTCTTGGGCATAACGAACAAATTGCATGGGGCGTAACGAATGTGAACCCGGATGTGCAAGATCTATATATTGAAAAACCAAACCCGGAAAACCCATATGAATTTGAATATGATGGTGAATGGGAAGAGGCAACTGTAAGACAGGAGCCGATCAAAGTAAAAGACGGCGAAACGGTGGACTTTGAAGTTGTGGAAACACGCCATGGTCCAATCATTTCCAACATTGTACTAAAAGATACAAAGATGAAAGAGCAGTTCTCTATGCAGTGGACAGCACTGCAATCAACACAGGAATTGAAAGCAGTATTAGGCTTCAATAAAGCGACAAACTGGGAAGAGTTCGAAGTTGCGCTAGAGGACTTTAAAGCACCGGCACAAAACTTTGTGTTCGCTTCAACTGATGGAACAATTGCATACAAAGCAAATGGTCTAGTGCCAATCCGTAAACAAGGTACAGGTGCTTTACCGGTACCAGGTAACTCTTCGGAATATGGCTGGGAAAGCTATATCCCATTTGACGAGCTGCCAACAGTTATTAATCCGGAAGAAGGCTATATCGCAACAGCAAACAATCAAGTTGTAGGCGAAGAATACCCTTACCATATTTCAAATCTTTGGGCACAGCCTTATCGATATGAGCGAATCGTAGAGATGATTAAAACACCGATGTATGATGAGGAAACAGGTGAATTATTAAAGCTTTCTGTTGCAGAAATGAAAGGAATGCAAATGGATAAAAAGAATTTGCATGCCGCAGAATTTTTACCAGACTTGCTTGAAACGATTAAAGCTCAAGACAAAGAGGGCAAGTACAAGAATGTCATTACACTTCTGGAAGAATGGGAGTATTACGATGACAAAGACCAAGGTGCACCACTTGTGTACCACTTCTTAATCGAAAATATGGAAAAAGCGTTATTCCAAGATGCGATGCCGGAAGATGTTTATAAATTAATGCCTGGCAAATCGCAAATCACCGACCAAATGCTGCGTGATGCCTATGCAGGTAATCCGGGTGTCTGGATTACAGAAGAAGGCGGATTGGATAAATTCGTTTATACTGCATTCGAGGATGCTGTAACGAAGATTAAAGGTAAATTTGGGACGTCTGTTTCAAAATGGAAATGGGGCAGCTATAATCAGCTGACATTTGATCATCCATTAGCAAGCGCATCTGACTTTTTAGCAGACTATGTCAACCCTGAAAAACTACCGGTTGGCGGTTCTAGTGTTACCGTGCAGGCAGCTTCTGAAGATGGCAGCGGAAATGTAAATCACGGTGCATCATGGCGCTTTGTTGCCGACTTGGATGATTTATCGTCAGCCTATCATATTGTTGGTCCGGGACAGAGCGGACATGTGAAGTCGAAATGGTATGACAACCAGACTTCAAACTGGGTTTACGGGCGCTATCATAAAACGAAAATCGATGGCGATATCGATCATGGTTATGAATTGATTCTAAAAGCCGAATAG
- a CDS encoding exodeoxyribonuclease III: protein MKFISWNVNGIRACVNKGFLDYFNEMDADFFCIQETKCQPGQIDLQLEGYYQYWHSAVKKGYSGTAVFTKHEPLAVYYGIENEIAADEGRILTLEYEKFYLVNTYTPNAKRDLTRLEERLQWEDRMALYLKELDAKKPVIYCGDLNVAHSELDIKNVKSNIGNSGFTYEERGRMTDLLASGFTDTFRHFHPEETDHFTWWSYMAKVRERNIGWRIDYFIISDRLVEKVEEASIQPEILGSDHCPIVLKLKTV from the coding sequence ATGAAATTTATTTCGTGGAATGTAAATGGCATACGTGCTTGTGTTAATAAAGGATTTTTGGATTATTTTAATGAAATGGATGCGGATTTTTTCTGTATCCAGGAAACGAAATGCCAGCCAGGACAGATTGACCTTCAACTGGAAGGATATTATCAATACTGGCATTCGGCAGTGAAAAAAGGCTATTCCGGTACGGCTGTATTTACGAAACATGAACCGTTAGCAGTGTATTACGGTATCGAAAACGAAATTGCGGCAGATGAAGGACGTATCCTGACGTTGGAGTATGAAAAATTTTATTTAGTGAATACGTACACACCGAATGCAAAAAGGGATTTAACCCGTTTGGAGGAGCGTCTTCAATGGGAAGACCGAATGGCATTATATTTGAAGGAACTTGATGCGAAAAAGCCCGTCATTTATTGTGGAGATTTGAATGTTGCACATAGTGAATTGGATATTAAAAATGTGAAATCCAATATCGGAAATTCCGGATTTACATATGAAGAGCGCGGGAGAATGACAGACTTACTTGCAAGCGGTTTTACAGATACATTTCGACATTTCCACCCGGAAGAAACCGACCACTTTACATGGTGGAGCTATATGGCGAAAGTACGTGAGCGAAATATCGGATGGCGCATCGACTATTTTATAATCTCGGACCGACTTGTGGAAAAAGTAGAGGAAGCATCAATACAGCCAGAAATTTTAGGTAGCGATCATTGCCCTATCGTATTAAAATTAAAAACGGTGTAA
- the murB gene encoding UDP-N-acetylmuramate dehydrogenase codes for MTIQQWENDLLQWIPSTNIKKNETLKKYTMTKLGGKADILVLPKTEEQAAAVVKYAYEKNVPLLMLGNGSNMVVRDGGVRGIVLHFALLDEIRIEGDTVYAQSGALIKEVSKQVAAQSLTGFEFACGIPGSIGGAMAMNAGAYGGEVKDIVTTCKVLTPEGELLELNNEQLELSYRKSIIAKKGYFVLSATFQLAYGDQKQIDEKIADLTFQRESKQPLEYPSAGSVFKRPPGYFAGKLIQDSELQGKGVGGAEVSTKHAGFIVNKNNATAKDYIDTIQMVQRVVKEKYDIDLEMEVKIVGED; via the coding sequence ATGACAATTCAACAGTGGGAAAATGATTTATTACAATGGATTCCTTCAACTAATATAAAAAAAAATGAAACCTTAAAAAAATATACGATGACAAAACTTGGCGGTAAGGCAGATATTTTAGTGCTGCCGAAAACAGAAGAGCAAGCAGCAGCTGTCGTTAAGTATGCATATGAAAAAAATGTACCGCTACTCATGCTGGGGAACGGCTCCAATATGGTCGTACGTGATGGCGGTGTACGAGGGATCGTCCTGCATTTTGCTTTATTGGACGAAATTCGCATTGAAGGTGATACGGTTTATGCACAAAGTGGTGCATTGATCAAAGAAGTATCAAAACAAGTCGCAGCTCAAAGCTTAACCGGTTTTGAGTTTGCATGTGGTATTCCAGGTTCAATCGGTGGAGCAATGGCAATGAATGCCGGCGCTTACGGTGGTGAGGTTAAGGATATCGTCACAACATGTAAAGTTTTAACACCGGAAGGAGAACTTCTTGAGTTGAACAACGAGCAACTTGAACTTTCCTACCGGAAAAGCATTATTGCTAAAAAGGGCTATTTCGTACTGTCTGCTACGTTCCAGTTAGCATATGGTGATCAAAAGCAAATCGATGAGAAGATAGCCGATTTAACTTTCCAGCGTGAATCGAAGCAGCCGCTTGAATATCCTTCAGCAGGCAGTGTATTCAAACGTCCCCCAGGTTATTTTGCAGGTAAACTAATTCAGGATAGTGAATTGCAAGGCAAAGGTGTCGGAGGGGCAGAGGTTTCTACAAAGCATGCAGGATTTATCGTCAATAAAAACAATGCTACGGCAAAGGACTATATCGACACAATTCAAATGGTACAGCGTGTTGTAAAAGAAAAGTATGATATCGACTTGGAAATGGAAGTAAAAATCGTCGGTGAAGACTGA
- a CDS encoding winged helix-turn-helix transcriptional regulator produces MKESALCPRLSKAMELVGKRWTALIIYQLLEGPQRFNAIESALPISGRLLSERLKELEKEGIVERKVYSEVPVRVEYNLTDKGRSLEQTVREIEIWAKTWL; encoded by the coding sequence ATGAAAGAATCAGCACTATGCCCGCGTCTGTCAAAAGCAATGGAGCTTGTTGGAAAGCGCTGGACAGCTTTAATTATTTACCAATTGTTAGAAGGACCTCAACGTTTCAATGCGATTGAATCAGCATTGCCGATCAGTGGACGCTTACTGTCAGAGCGTTTAAAGGAGCTCGAAAAAGAAGGTATTGTTGAACGGAAGGTATACTCGGAAGTACCTGTTCGTGTTGAGTATAATTTAACGGATAAAGGGCGCTCACTTGAACAAACTGTGAGAGAAATTGAAATATGGGCGAAAACTTGGTTATAA
- a CDS encoding FMN-dependent NADH-azoreductase has protein sequence MTNVLVVKANNRPDGVSTKMYETFMAEVANNEGLNVTTFDVFEENMPYFGQELFNAFGKAQAGEELAAIEAGSLAAFNKSREVLTAADVVVFAFPLWNLTIPAALQSFIDYTYGAGYSFKYDEQGQLVSLMTDKKYIVLNARGGIYSTPQASASEMSVNYINAVIGGVYGMEKIDEVIIEGHASNPAGAEQIIADGLEKVKAAAQNLAKVTA, from the coding sequence ATGACAAACGTATTAGTAGTAAAAGCAAATAACCGTCCGGATGGCGTATCAACAAAAATGTATGAAACATTCATGGCAGAAGTAGCGAACAATGAAGGTTTAAATGTAACAACTTTTGATGTATTTGAAGAGAATATGCCATATTTCGGTCAAGAATTATTCAATGCTTTCGGTAAAGCACAAGCTGGCGAAGAATTAGCAGCAATCGAAGCAGGTTCTTTAGCTGCTTTCAACAAATCTCGTGAAGTATTAACAGCAGCAGATGTAGTCGTATTCGCATTCCCATTATGGAACTTAACAATTCCAGCAGCATTACAATCATTTATCGATTACACTTATGGCGCAGGCTATTCATTCAAATACGATGAACAAGGTCAATTAGTAAGCTTAATGACTGATAAAAAATATATTGTATTAAACGCTCGCGGCGGTATTTACTCAACACCACAAGCATCTGCATCAGAAATGTCAGTAAACTACATTAATGCAGTTATTGGCGGCGTATATGGCATGGAAAAAATTGATGAAGTTATTATCGAAGGTCATGCATCAAATCCGGCTGGAGCTGAACAAATTATTGCTGATGGCTTAGAAAAAGTAAAAGCTGCAGCACAAAATTTAGCAAAAGTAACAGCTTAA